AGCATTGATTGAAGTCAGATAATTCGTAATCTGAGCATCGGTAATGCTTGCTTCGATGACGCTTCCACCGGCAGTATAGAAGTCTTTTATTGAGGCGGTAACTCCCTTTTCGAATGCAGTCTTGGCGTCTGTACCTAAACGTGCCTGCGCTTCGGCAAGGATGAAATAAAGCTCTGAACTGCTCATCATGTGCAAAGGAGCAGCACCATTGTCCAAATAAGCAGGCCAATTGACATACTCTGTCTCTGAAGCTAAGTCGTCATCTCCAGGATTTGCAACCACGTTCTTGCCGAATTTGTTGTAGTTATAAATGGGTTCGCGGGGATCATTGCGGGCTGTCAGCAGTTTTTCTACCGTTGACGAACAACCTGTGTAGCTACGACTCTGGGCGTAAGCATACCAGGAGTTGTCGGCAGTCTGGCCGTTGAACACAGCTAATTCGCAGCCTTCAAAACCGCCACTGATGGCAGCCTGTGCCTCGGCAACAACCTTCTGAAGCTGTGCCGTGGTCTTGTTTACCCCATAGGTACGCAACAGATAACGGGCTTTCAGCGCGTGGGCAAATGCTGCCCACTTAGCAACTTTACCGCTATAGATAATATCATTCGCGCTGAAATCATCGGTTCCGCGGGCAAAGTTGATTTGTGCGCTGTCGAGAAGTTCAAAGACACGGTCGTAAACTACTTTCTGTTTGTCAATCTGAGGATTGGAAGTTACAAAGCATTCCTTATAGGGAATGTCGCCATGAAGGTCGGTCAAAGTGGCCCAGTTGACAGCTTCAAGCGTTTGAGTTACGCCCAAAAGATTATATTCCTTGGCATTAACTCCACCCTCCTGACATTTGTTATGCATCAGACGGAGATTGTTGAGATTGAGGTAAGTGCTGTTCCATTCGTTTTCAAACACTGCACTTCCGGCCACTTCCGATAGGTTTCGTTTCTCCACCATGCGTAATTGGTTGTTGCCGGTACCGAAGAGTTGCTCGGTATAAGAACTGACATACCAGGCATAGTTGCCACAGAGCGTGCTATAGACTGTCGCCACTTCAGCATCCGTCAGCTGGAGTTTGGCGTTGATATTGATGCTCGGGTGTGCCTCGTCTTTATTGATATGATCCATGATATCTTCAGAACAAGAGGCAAACATCACTGAAGTCAGGGCCACACCAAATATATATTTCATTTTCATAATCAATGCTCTTTATGTTTATCAAATGTTAGTCGGTGCTTAGAATGTGAGTTTAAAGCCACCACCGAAACTTGAAGTGTTAGGTACGGAGTAGCGTTCGAAGTAGCCACTCATATTGCCGTTACCCTGCGAACTCTCTGGATCGAGGTTCGGCATCTTAGCCCAAAGGAGGACATTGCGGGCGAAACCATAGACTGAAAGGTCAATACCTGCAAACTTAGGGAACTGATAACTCAAGGTCACATCGCGCAACTTGAGATAGCTTGTGTCGAAGATGCCGGCTTCAGTCACATCGTTGTAAGCCTGATAATAATCCTGCTTGCTCACTTCAACGGTATTCTTCAGCCCGGTTGCCTCGTTGATTCCTTCGGCAACCATCGTTCCTTCATGATAAGGGAGCGACTCCTTGGAGGCACCGAAGAAGTTCATCGTCAGCAGCGTTCC
The nucleotide sequence above comes from Segatella oris. Encoded proteins:
- a CDS encoding SusD/RagB family nutrient-binding outer membrane lipoprotein yields the protein MKMKYIFGVALTSVMFASCSEDIMDHINKDEAHPSININAKLQLTDAEVATVYSTLCGNYAWYVSSYTEQLFGTGNNQLRMVEKRNLSEVAGSAVFENEWNSTYLNLNNLRLMHNKCQEGGVNAKEYNLLGVTQTLEAVNWATLTDLHGDIPYKECFVTSNPQIDKQKVVYDRVFELLDSAQINFARGTDDFSANDIIYSGKVAKWAAFAHALKARYLLRTYGVNKTTAQLQKVVAEAQAAISGGFEGCELAVFNGQTADNSWYAYAQSRSYTGCSSTVEKLLTARNDPREPIYNYNKFGKNVVANPGDDDLASETEYVNWPAYLDNGAAPLHMMSSSELYFILAEAQARLGTDAKTAFEKGVTASIKDFYTAGGSVIEASITDAQITNYLTSINARFTANPLNEILIQKYIAQTRDEQLETYNDIRRCRYIDGSYPVTMTNPNNTSGGANRWPLCLPYGDSDVKSNPHVAAAFGSGNDAGMYVFTKRVWWAGGE